The following is a genomic window from Spirochaeta cellobiosiphila DSM 17781.
CTAATCATGGTTCCTTTGCTTCACAGCATGAAGGGGCAAAGCCCTATGATATGGGTACCTTATCAGGTCGTCCTCAGGTTATGTGGCCAGATCATTGTGTCCAAGGCACCAAAGGTGCTCAATTCCACCCACAGCTCAATGTCAAGGCTGTGAATTTTATAAAAGGAACTAATCCTAAAGCAGATAGTTATTCAGGATTCTTTGATGACGACGGCGCTTCAACTGGACTAGATGAATACTTAAAAGAAGAGGATATTACTGAAGTAGAAATATGCGGATTGGCTACAGACTATTGTGTCAAATACACTGCATTAGATGCGCTTAAATGTGGATATAAAACTTCAGTGTTATCACAGCTAACAAAAGGTGTTAATCAGTCTCCTCAGGATAGCCAGTTAAGTCTTAAAGAACTAGAACAAGCAGGTATTACAATAAGATAATTACTGTATAGGGAGCCAAATTTTTATACTGGCTCCCCCTAGTACAGAAGGAACTACTTCAATGGTTCCATGATGATGCTTTATGATATTAAAAGACACATTTAGTCCTAGACCAGTCCCCTCTCCAGGAGATTTTGTTGTAAAGAAAGGATCAAAGACTTTTGCTTTATTTTCTTCTGGAATGCCATTTCCATTATCACTAATAATACAGATAACCCCCTCTCCCTCAACTCCTGTTTCAATGAGGATGTTTCCATCATTAGTATTCAAACGCTGTATTGCTTGAAGGGAATTGATAATGATATTAAGGAGAACTTGTTCAATTTGATTGGCAATACAACTAATAAGAGGAAGAGCCGTTTCTTTAAATACTATCTTACTGATTACCTTTGATTCTGCTTTTGC
Proteins encoded in this region:
- the pncA gene encoding bifunctional nicotinamidase/pyrazinamidase, whose translation is MKALIIVDIQNDFCPGGALAVKEGDSIIEGVNSIAKEYDLVITTQDWHPSNHGSFASQHEGAKPYDMGTLSGRPQVMWPDHCVQGTKGAQFHPQLNVKAVNFIKGTNPKADSYSGFFDDDGASTGLDEYLKEEDITEVEICGLATDYCVKYTALDALKCGYKTSVLSQLTKGVNQSPQDSQLSLKELEQAGITIR